The Pseudomonas putida nucleotide sequence AGGCGGACGGCGCCTGCCTGTTGACCGTGGAGGATGACGGGATCGGTATCCCTGCCGAGGAGCGTGAGCGGATCTTCCAGCCGTTCTATCGCCTGGACCGCAGCCGCGACCGCAATACCGGTGGCTTCGGCCTGGGCCTGGCGATCAGCCGCCGTGCGATCGAAGGGCAGGGTGGGACCCTGACCGTGGCGCAGTCGGCGCTGGGTGGGGCGCAGTTCAGGATTCGGCTGCCAGCTGGCTAGTCCACAGCACGAACTGGTCCTTGCCATTGTGCTTGGCCTGGTACAGCGCCTGGTCGGCGTGTATCAGCGCCATGCTCAGGCTGTCCCCGCTGTCGACCCGGGCCAGGCCGATGCTTATGGTGACGGGCGGCACGCCAAGGTCGTCGCGCACGCGCTGGCACAGCGCGTCGACCCGCTGCTCGGCCCCTTGCTGGTCCAGCCCTTCGAACAAGATCGCAAACTCCTCGCCACCCAGGCGAGCGAACTCATGGCCGGCCACGCCTGCCTTGATATGCACCGCCACCCGTTTGAGCACTTCATCGCCAACGTCATGCCCGAAGCGGTCGTTGACCCGCTTGAAGTTGTCGATATCGATCATCGCCAGGTACTGCCCCGTTGTTGCCTGGCGCAGTTGGCGCTCGGCGCTGGCCATGAACGAGCGGCGATTGGGAATGTCGGTCAGGGCGTCGACATAGGCCTGCTCCAGCAGCACCTTGGACAGGTAGAAGTTGTGCAGCTTGGCCTGGCGCATCTGCAGGTAGCTGTAGCTCACCAGGCCGCTGAGGAATATCGCGTAGCTGATCAGCATGGCGCCTTCGAGTTGATCG carries:
- a CDS encoding GGDEF domain-containing protein → MFKTIEEHVRKQVAPAALRAEFRQHEFESMRLFCMLVFCVSIAIWLIFDLIVSFLGGQGFTWLSYLFIALLGCLTVVLRFTRRSHHFDVLNLLFISVITLGMRLVIDGIPEPLRPVWLVLGVSTVLYAVSVLPVRRWSFFCAMVITWVMLNPFYHTRIDADQLEGAMLISYAIFLSGLVSYSYLQMRQAKLHNFYLSKVLLEQAYVDALTDIPNRRSFMASAERQLRQATTGQYLAMIDIDNFKRVNDRFGHDVGDEVLKRVAVHIKAGVAGHEFARLGGEEFAILFEGLDQQGAEQRVDALCQRVRDDLGVPPVTISIGLARVDSGDSLSMALIHADQALYQAKHNGKDQFVLWTSQLAAES